GATCTCCACGACGGCCATGTCGTCGGTGCAACTGTCGATTCGATACGCGTCCGGAGCCACGAGATACCGGGAAACATTCTCCGGCAACCGATTCGGGATCTTTCCCGCCGCGGAACTGGCCTCGAAGGCGGCCAGCGCGCCGGGCGGGTTCTCTATCAGGTGCTCGCGAACCCGCCGGTCGCCGGGGCGCGCGGTCACCTGATAAGCGGCGTAGACGGCGGCCAGTGCCGCGCCCTGCGGGGTGTGCGCCCATCCGGCGGCCACGGTGTCCACCACTTCCGTGGGGCCGTCGGAGCTGGAGAACGGCACCGATGCGCCCGCGACCTGCTGCCATCCACCCTGTACCGGTAGCGCCGGTGCGACCGTCGGACGGGCCTTGTCCGCCGATTCACGTGGCGGAATGGTCTGCGGCAGTGGCTGTCCGAACGGGTTGCGTGGGACATCGACCCGCCGGCCGAACACGTCGATCCGAGGAACTCCAAAACCTGTTGCAGTGGAATCTTTCTCGTCGCCCGCAGTCGCCGGGGACGCGACGGTCGCGGTGGCCGGATGCCTGGTTCCGGTGTGCTCGATACCGAGGGTGGCGGTCCCGACGACCCCGATGAGCACCACGATCGTGAGCGCGGCGATCAGCCCGGACCGACCGCGTGTCCGCCCGCTGGGCTTTCCGGCCCGGCTGTCCGCAGGCGCTCGACGGGTAGCGGTCATCGCGGCGCCGCCAGTGCGACGATGCCGGCAGGGATGTCGCTGAGTGCGGCCACGGTTCCGGTGGCGGCGGACGGGTCGGGTAGTTCCAGCCGCCAGTCCCCGCCGTTCCACACCACGCGGGTGTCGGTGGAAGCGCAGCTGCGATCCGGGTATTCGCTGTACACGGTCACCGCGGCCCGATCCGGTCGATATTCGGTGATCCGATAGCCCACGATCCGCGGGGCGAGGGCCGCACTGGCGGGTGCGGTGATCGAGATCCGCGCCCGCGCAAGTGTCCACGCGTCTTTCCTGGGACCGGCCGCGACTTCGGCCGCGGTGACACCCGCCCACTGGCCGTCGTCGGCAACCGACAGCCGTACGGTGTGGTTGATGGCCGCCAGTGCCGCGCCCTGCGGGGTGCGGGTATAACCGGTCGCGGTATCAACGGCGGCCGGGCCGTCGTCGCCGGCCGGGATCGTGATCCCCTGGAACGATTCCCAGTGCAACCCCGCCGGGGCACCGGTCAGATCCGGTGATGCCGGTGCGGGGGTCGAGGGGGTGTGGCCGCCGCACGCGGTCAACATCATCGCCACTGCGGCGGTGACCGCCAGTGCTGCTGCCCGTTTCCGGGCATGCGAAAGAGACATCGGAATACCTTTGAAAGAGACTGTGGCGCAGTCATGTTCACGCGCCGATTGACAACGACCCCGCGGAGGTCAGACCGGTGTGAGAACCGCAGTTGCGATGGCGGTGGCCGCAGAGCAGACGATCGCCCCGACCAGGCTCATGACCAGGGAATGAGTGGCGTCGGACCATAGCGGCTCGCCGTGACGGTGGGCCAGCCACAGCCGACCGGCCGCGGCGATCAACCATCCCAAGCACACTGTCAGTGCGAACCACAACGCCCATCCGGCCAGCTGGTCCAGCGGCCCGGTCACCGACGCGGGCAACGGCTTCGCGGCAATAGCGGTGGTCATGAATGGAGGACGACGGCGTTCATGATGCTGGAGGCGCTGGTGGCGATCACGCCGCCGACCGCAGCGGCCGCGACCATTTTCGGTGATTCCAGGGCGGCGCCGTTCCATTTCTCCCAGCCGAACTTGCCACCGGCGTAGATCATGGCCGACACACCGCACAACATCACGAACCACATCAACCACCGGATCAACTTCAGGAACTGTCCCGACCCCGGCGGCGCCTCCGGCTGAATCGAATCGACGGCCAAAACACCTGCGTGGTAGAGGGTTTCGAGGATCATGCTGTCTTTCCTGACGAGAGAAGGTGATCGGTGGTCGCGGTCACGGCGGTGACCGCGCCCAGCAACTGGTGTCCGAGGGGCCGGACGGCGGCGAGCGGATCGCGGCCGCGCGCCGGGTAGCAACTCGCCGGTTCCCAGACGGGCAGCTCTGCGCGGCGGGTCACCGGCCATGCCGGCTGCCACCCGATCCGCCACCGCCCTCCGGCGGGTACGAGTTCGTCGATAATTCGTCGGTATCGGCGGATTTCCAGCGCTGCCCGTCCGGGGCGGTCCGCGCAGGTGATCAGCCCGAGCAGGGTGCTCGGTCCGGCGTGCCCGCCGTGATGCTGACGTAGCAACTCGTGAGCCCCCGCCAGACCTTCGAGGGTTTCGCGGGCCACGACCACCACAAATGGTGACTCGCCCTCGTGCACGCCGGGCCAGCAACCATTCGCGTCGGCAGCCGGCGCGAGCATCTGCTCGAGGGTGCTCACCCCGGCACCGCCGTGCGCACCGAGCAACCACACCAGCGGCGCCCGATCCCCGGCATGAGGCGCGGGCCGGTCCCGCACCGGCGCCCACCGGTCCTCCGCCGGGATTGCCATCGCCGCGGTCATGCCGCAGCTCGCCGTGATACGAACGACGGCCGAGCACAGCGCCGGCGAAGCTCGCGCACCACGGAAACCCAGGCACCGGCTTGCCGTGCACCGGACATGAATTCCTCGATCTCCCAGGCGGGTAGACGGTGGATGGATTCCGCACCATCGGGATATCGGACGTACACGGTCAGGTATTCGATCGACATTTCGGGCAACCCTGTCTGTGAAAACGGTATAGTTGTGCCGAGGTGTTCTGCTTGTGTGGCAAGGGATTTCAGGAATCTGCGGGCCGAATGCCGGTGATCCGGACCGTCGCGGCACCACCGCCGGCGGTGGTGGTGATCAGTTGCGTGAAGCTGCGCATCGCACCGCTCAGCGCAGTCTCGGTGACTGCGACCAGGTATCGGTCCGCGGTCAGCGGACTGATCGCGACACATGCAGTCGTCCCGGCCGATACGGTCGCGATCCCGGCATCGATGACATCGGTGGTAGGCACGGTCGCGTCGGCGGTGACCGCCATCCGCGCTGCCGTTCCGGACCGCAAGGAGTAGTAGCCGTGCTCGAAGGCCAGAATTGCGTCCGGGCCGCTCGCCAGCGACCCGGTCCCGTTGCCGCGCACCAGGTTCGGAGTGCGCACCGGATCGCAGCCCGGCCCGCCCCCTAACGACGGGTCCGGTCGCGCCGGCGCCGTTGGTGAAGCGGGAACCGAGCGCACGGACGCGTGCCGCAGGCCGGGCAACACGACCACGAGTCCGACCGCTATCGCTGTGGCGATAGCGCCGACCGCCAGCACACCGTGGCGGCGTACCGCTTTCGGCAATGCCGTGGACGCCTGCACCAGGCGAGAATTCTCGGCGATCGACGAGTTCACAGTGTCGGCTACAGCTTGTCCGTCTTCGGTAATCACGGCATCGTGCGTGACGTTCAGAGGTGCCATCGGCAGCCAGTCACTCCAATGGCCGGGTCCGGACCCATTGCGTGTGGGCAATATTCCTCACCTCCTCAAAGGCATGTTGTGTCTGGCCCCCGGCGGCCTGAACCATTAGCCGGATTCAGGCCGCCCGGGAAGCAACCGTCAGGAGCCGACGCCGACGATGCTGCCGATCGCGCCCCCGAGGAGACCGCCGACCACGGCGCCGCCCAGTGCGGCCGCAGCGCCGGCGCCGACTGCGCCGAGACCGGCCCCGGCGACACCGCCGATGATTGCCCCCGCACCGATGGCGGTGCCGATGGTTCCCCCGGCAAGGATCGGGATTGCCGCGATTTCCGGGATCGCCGCCACCCCGCCGGTCGCCAACGCCGCACCGACCGCACCGGCGGCACCGGCGATCATTGCGCCGCCGACACCGACCACGCCGCCGACGACCGCGCCGACCCCGGTACCGATTCCGGCGCCTGCGACACCACCGACGACAGCGGCGGGGATCGCCGCAGTTACCGCGCCGATACCCGCTCCCAGTGCGGCACCGGCGATCGTTGCGGCCGCGACCCGATCCGAGCGGTCCGGCGACACGCCCACCGAATTCCAGGCTTCCGTGATTCTCGCTTCCGCCAGTGCTGCATCGGAATTGATCCGATCGGTCAACTCGATGGGCAGCCATTCCGGCCGCGGCGCCTCGAATTCACCGACCCGGACCGTGTCCGGGTCAGGCCGGATCGGCAATACCGGCTCCACTGCTTCCGGCGGGTGCAATTGCGCAGGATCGATCGCGGGTACCGGTGCCGTCGTGTCCGGTATGGAACGGGTCGCATACGGCTGCGCCGAGCTCGGCCCTTCCACACCCCGGTCCGGCAACATCGGAGCCGGCGGAGTGCCGGTCACCCCGGCCTGCCCGCCGCCGGTCTGGCTGGTGCCGATCCCCGGCTGCACCACGGTCTCCGCTGTCGCTGGAACCGCTGTACCGCAAAGGATCACGGCCGCAATCGGTGCTGCCGATGCGGCCAACATCGACGCTCGCCGCGTCCGAGTAACCAATCCACCGCTCATGGTCGTTTCTTTCCTCATCCTTCTGGGTTGGTCCGGCCCGAGATCCGAGCGCGGACCGAGGGAACGCTTCGTCGGCTGTTCAGTGCGCGTCAGCGTGCGGCGGTGCGACCGAAGAGGCCGACGGTGCCGGCACCGAGACGGTTGGTCCAGGTATCGACACGTCCTCCAGACCGCTGGAGCCCGAATCCCACGGGTATCGCGGAGATCCCGGTGAACTGGCCCCGGTCGGGGTCGTGGCGGTCGCGCTGCCGCGGAAGTTGCTGCCCATAGTCGGTTGTGGCTGAATCGACTTGTCGTCGGCCGGATTCGATGCGGAGAGGTCGCGGGCGACGGCAGTGAACCAGTCCGCGGTGAACTGTGTGGCCGAACGCCCGCCGGAGGTGATCGGGTCCACGCCGTAGGAGTCGTGGCGGGTAATCGCGTCGGAGTACTTCGCCCACACCGCCGTATCCACCAGATCCCGATTGTCGGTGATATTGCTGGTCACCACCTGGAACGCCGACTGCACCAGCCCGATCGCGGTCTGCGGCGGCATCAACTGCGGCAACGCACCCAACAGCTTTATTCCGAACGTCGCCAGACCGGCGATCGGATCCGTCAGCCCCGCGGTCGCCACCGCCGTGATCGTGTCCGGACTCAACACTGTCCGTGCCACCGCGACAACAGAATTGAATCCGATCGTCGCGATCTTCATCGCAGCCTGCACCACATCACCGGGATCCAACGGAGTACGCGGATCAGAGGCATCCGCGATCCGCTGCGACAGGCTGACTTTCGGAGCAATCGACAAGTCCTGCAACGAATTACCCTGCACGTCTTCATTGATCGCCGACGACACCGTCTTGATCGACGTGAAGGCCAGCGCCTGAGTCACACTCCACAATGCCCGCAGCGGATCACCGCCGAACTCGGCCTGCCCCGCGATGTTCGCTACCGCCTTCAAAATCGGTGCGTGGTCCGGGGCATCGCACGCCAGATCACCAGATGCGCACACACTCAGCACCCGCCCCGCGAATACACCGAAGTCGCCGGTCTGGTCCCGGTCCGGGCCGATACCACCCCCGGACGTCGGAGCCGGTGGCACCTGGTCCAGGTCCCGCACTGCCACACCGTCTGTACCCGGCGCCGGATCGGGAACCTGCTGACCAGCACGACCGGGGAACACCGGCGCGCCTGGAGCACGCACGGGGTCACCGAACAACGCGATCGCCGCCACCCGCTCGGGTCTGATTTCTCCGGACCCGGCGCCGATCCGCTGCGCCCACATGCTCACCACATGCGCACCCTGGCTGTACCCCGCGACCGCGAACCGCGTCTGCGGGCACTCGCCGGCGACCCGCGTCACCATCTGCTGCAGCTGATCGACACCGCCTTGCACCGACTTCGCGTACGAGGCGCTGTCCGGATTCACCGGACTGTCGAAACCGCCGAACGATGCCTCATACGGCACATAGGCGCGAGCGACCTTCACATGTGCCGCATCGGCTTCGGCCAACATCGGAGCGAACACCTCCGACAACATCCCCGTATCAGTAGATACCGGCGCATCCGGAGAGGACTGGCCCGTGCCTTGCACTCCCAGCGCGTACAGCACTGGGCAGCTGCCACCGGTCAAATCCACGTCGGCGATTGGCGCAGCTGCTGCTACCGCGGCGCTACCGGTTAACAGAGCCGATACCGCCGCTGCTGTCGCGGTACGTGCCCACGCCTGCCGCGTGACGTGATTGCCTGGTACCACCATCCTTGGATATCCCTTCGATTCTGCCGATTCGTTGATCGTGATCGACCGTAGAAAACCTGTAGACAACGCACAATCCGCGGTTCAGGAAGGTAAAACTAGGGAAAATCAGCGAACGGAAAAGGTTGGCTATGACGAACTACGATCGCCCCGATCCAATCGAGATCGAGTGATTTGCCTCACATTCGGTATTCGATGCAGGTTGGTGGCTGAGACCGGTTGCCGAGATCGTCGGCTGACCGTGGCTGAATCTCCCAGTTCGGCAACGAAACCAACACTGAAACAAAGGCTTCCAGCCTATACTGACGAGAACGGTCGATCCGGGGGACGATGTGATCAGTGTTCTTGTTGCTGCTGTGAGTGTCTTTGGGACTGCTCTCGGCGCAGCCCTGACGGCGATCGTTGCGGCCAGATCCGAAACACGCAGGCAGGGTGCGCTTGAGCGGCAGCAGAAACGGCAGGAACTCGAACAAAGAGAAGGCCACCTGCGAGAGTTGCGGCTTGAACATCTGAGATGGCGGAGGGAACGCCGTCAGACCGCCTACCTCGATCTGCTCGGTGCACTGAGCGCCGCGGACCGGGCCAACCAGCAGTATTTCCGCGAACTGTGCACGGCGACTGCGCCGATGCCGTTGGATACGGACCGGTTGGCTGAGATCCGCCGCCTATCCAAAGACGGCGAACAGCTCTTGTTCAAGGTAGTGCTCGAAGGGCCGGCCGAGGTCGCCGAGGTTGCACAGAACCTGATCACACGATTGGGCTCGCTGGTTGCGGAAGTCCGCCAGTTCGCGGAGGATCATGCGAACTCGGTCGCCGATACAGCTGAGCACGCCATCGCCGTCGATGTAGTCGGCCAGTCCTTCATCGCCATTCAACGCGAGTTTCTGAAAACTGCTCGAGATGCGCTGGACGAGATCATCAACGAAGCGTAACATCAGCTCTCCTCACGGAATGCTGTCGGAACTAACGAGTAGCCGCATGTGACCCGTCTTCGGCCCGCGAAAGCCCCCCCCGGTATCATCATGATTCGGCACAATCGAGTCATGATCCCAGGGGTAAATACTGGCCGGCGCAGTGGCTTGAGCCTTGACGCCGTGCATTGGCATCTCATGCGGGAGGATGCGCAGCGGACTGCGATCTCCGTTCGTGCCGGCGTGGTCCTGGGCGCCAACACGCTTGTCGTCGGAGGGACCACCTTGGCCTTCTCGCTGAAAAGAACGGAGCGGTTGAGTGTGTGGTGGGTGTTCTCGCCAGCAATCTGTGCGCTCGTTCTGGCCGGAGGTTCCGTCATCTTTGCGACGCAAGCGCTGGTCATGTTGCGAAGTACCGAGCGAGCGTTCATCGAGACGCGCACTGCGGCGTCGACTGTCTACAGTCTGTCCCGAATCGGCCGCACCTGGAAGACTTTTGAGGACTTTCGGGTGGCGGTGTCGGATCAATCTCCGGAACAGCAGCTCCGTGGAGCTCTCGACGAGTTGTGGCGTGCTTCCCAACTGCACGCCTTCCGCTACCGCCAGTTCCGTAGAGCCGCATGGCTTCTCCTGTTCGCTATCGGAATGCTCCTCATTACGGTGCTTGTAGCCGCCGCTACGCGCTGACCCTCGCTGGGTGCCCGCATTCCCGAATCACGCCTAGTCAGCGGCCTCACCGCCAGGTCGGATCGTTCGGTAGTGTTCGGTAGCGCAAGATCCGATCGTGGGATTCCCCTGCTCACAGCGAAAATAGTTATGCAGCTGCATAATTGAGATGCGATGATCGCAGGGTGAACGACCTGACCGAGGTGCGGCGATTCGAAGCCGAACTGGATGCTGCGCTCGAAGCGCGCCCGCTGATCGCACAGGGAACCGCGAGCTCGATCGTGGACTGTGTCGCTGTCGTCACGATGGCATTTTCGCGGCCCCACGCTGAAGCGCTCGGCGGCGCGTTGGCCAACGGGCTGCAGATCGCCTTGGGCGCTCTCATGCGCCGCGGCGCCACCACGGCATCGCCGCCCTCGGTCGACGACCTCGTGCGAGATCTGCTGTTTCTGGGCCACTATTACATCCTTCGCGAGCTGCTCTACTACACCTACAACATGCCGGACTCTCTGCAATGGAGCTTCACTGGCGAGCGTGTGACGATCGCCTTCCGGGATCCGTCGCTGCGGAGAGAATTTGCGCTGCGCTACAACACTGCAATTGTGACCCGCATCGAGTTTCATTCTGAGACCGAGCGTATGACCGAGGAGTTGCACTCACTGCTTGTGGGCGCTCCTGAAATCGGACAGGGCGAGCACATCGACCGGGCATTCGAGCTTTGCACGGCAGAAGCAGAGCATCGGATGCGCAGCCATTTCGACATGCTCGGCGGTGAATCCTCGAATATCGAGTTCCCCGACTACTCTTACGCCGACCTCTACCGCGTCTACCGGTACTTGCTGACCAAAGCCATCTACCACCGGCACTACGCAGAGATCAACGACTTGGTACCGATGTTCAGGTTCGACCGAGACAGCCTGCTCCTTGAGATCGAATACGCCACCGGCATCGCCCAGCCTACGATCGCCATGATCCTGGACGACATGACGTACTCGGTCCGCACCGCCGCCATGCAGCCAATGCATTTCTCGCTGGTAGAGCCACCCGATTCGGGCGAATACCTCATGATCGCCGACAGGATTATCGATAACGACGGCATTGCGAAGGTGCTGCGGGTACATGCGTTGCGTGCGCCGGGCAGATTCAATGCGACCCTCAGTGAAGCGCTCGGCAAGGCGTTCAACAAAACGGTGGCCGCCGACTTTGAAGCTGCCGGATTCCATGTCCGAACCAACATCGAACTCGACAAGTTCTCCCCAGGCGCACCCGACATTGATATTCTGGCGATCTCGCCGGAAGCGACCCTGGGCTACTTCGTGTTCCTGTGCGAGACGAAAGGATTCCTTCCCGGTTTCTGGGCCAAGGACTACCTGCGGGCCGCCGACAAGGCAGTGATCCCCAAGGCATACGAGCAACTTGAGCGTATTGATGCCGCGCTGTGCACCGATGCCGGGCGCGAGTTCTTCGTCGACGTTGTCACTCATAGTGCGCCACAGCTGGTCGAGCAAGGCCTCATCACCGGTCGCCACATCATCGTGACCTCGCAGAACAGCGGTATGTTCTTCGACCAGCGATCACGCGACGT
This DNA window, taken from Nocardia sp. BMG111209, encodes the following:
- a CDS encoding cutinase family protein, whose translation is MVVPGNHVTRQAWARTATAAAVSALLTGSAAVAAAAPIADVDLTGGSCPVLYALGVQGTGQSSPDAPVSTDTGMLSEVFAPMLAEADAAHVKVARAYVPYEASFGGFDSPVNPDSASYAKSVQGGVDQLQQMVTRVAGECPQTRFAVAGYSQGAHVVSMWAQRIGAGSGEIRPERVAAIALFGDPVRAPGAPVFPGRAGQQVPDPAPGTDGVAVRDLDQVPPAPTSGGGIGPDRDQTGDFGVFAGRVLSVCASGDLACDAPDHAPILKAVANIAGQAEFGGDPLRALWSVTQALAFTSIKTVSSAINEDVQGNSLQDLSIAPKVSLSQRIADASDPRTPLDPGDVVQAAMKIATIGFNSVVAVARTVLSPDTITAVATAGLTDPIAGLATFGIKLLGALPQLMPPQTAIGLVQSAFQVVTSNITDNRDLVDTAVWAKYSDAITRHDSYGVDPITSGGRSATQFTADWFTAVARDLSASNPADDKSIQPQPTMGSNFRGSATATTPTGASSPGSPRYPWDSGSSGLEDVSIPGPTVSVPAPSASSVAPPHADAH